The Corynebacterium halotolerans YIM 70093 = DSM 44683 region GATGTTACCTGTTTCTCGCACGCCTGCGGATTGTGCCCACCCCGTTCACGAGTGGGTTCACATCGCCGGGCGGTGTCATCCTCACCACCACATTCGGGCTGGCCCTGGGCTCCCTGTGGGAAATGGTGGAATGGTTGGGCTACGCCTACATCACCTCCGACATCTATGTCACCTATGAGGACACGATCAGCGATATGGCAACGGGCGGACTGGGGGCACTGGGCATGGGTTTCGCTGTCGCCTATCTTCCACTGCTCCACACCGCGCACCCAACCTCGGCCAGTGCGCCACCAATGTCGGAAGGCAAGAGCCGCCTCAACCGCCAGCGAAGTACGGACCGTGACAGTGATCCGGGATCCTCCTCAAGCATGGTTTGCAGGGTGTCCCCGGAAAAAGACCTGCTGGACTGATGCCGGGTGGAGCGGTTTCGCTCAACCGCGGCCACACCAGACGGCCCCGGCAACACCGCTGTCCATTCACGGTGAACCTGACGCATCACCATCGAGCCAGTGTCCGCACGCGGTGTGCGGGGCCAGTGGCGATGGTTGCCGTAGGGGGTTGGCTGAGGACGAAACGTGGTCGAGTTAACGCGTAGGCGTCTGTTCCCTCGCATTCACTCCTCCGGCGGATTCAGCTGCGCCGCGGCCGCCTCCCGGTGTGTCTCATCGCCCGTGTCCAGGACATAGATGCCGTAGCCGACCGCGTTGGCCGAGAACATCTCGGCGCAGTGCTCCGCCAGGCGGGGCCAGATCCGGCCACCACCCCGCACGTACCGGTCCACCGTCACCTGGAACGCCTCGGGTGCGGCGGTGGCCTGGTGGAAGGAGAGATCCCGGGCCGGATCGCCGACGGAGGCGGTGGTCCAGTCCAGGACGGCGCTGATGCGGCCGCCCCGGATCAGCGTGTGGCCGGGGTAGATCTCGCCGTGGGTGAGCACGGTGTGCTCCGGCCAGTAGCCGTCCTCGTCCAGCCAGGCCTCCCACCGGTCCAGCAGGTGTCCGGCCACGGTGAATTCCCGGGCGACCCGTTCGATGTCGTCCCGCCAGGCCTGACGGAGCCCCGCGGGGCTGTGGACCTCGACGCCGGTGGCCGCGGCGTCGTCAAGCGGGGTCCCGTGCAGTTCGGCCAGCAGATCGCCGAGTGACTCCGCGAACGCCGGGGAGGACACGTCAACCTGCCAGACCGGTGTGCCATTCTCGTCGAGCTCCAGTCCGGGTTCGCCGGGCAGCAGGGGATAGGCGATCAATGACGCGGAGTGGATCCGCCAGCCCGGCACGGCGGCGCTGAGACGAGGCGCGACCAGCTGCAGGACCTTTCCCTCCGGCGCGGCGCGGTCCATCACCTCCGGGCGGCGGGGGATGCGCAGCACCCAGTCCTCACCGGTGTCCGTGCGGGCGAGTGCGACCCGGAAATCGAGTCCCATCTCGTTGATGCGCAGTGATTCAGGCTGGAGGGACAGGCCGTGCCCGGCGGCCAGGTCGAGGATGTCAGCGGTGATCGTGTCGTGGTCAGTCATGCTCTCAGCCTGGCAGATTGCGGGTCCCTCTGCGTCATGCCGGATTCGGGAATGCTCGGTCAAGCCCGGGGGCGGGACGTCTGCTGGTGCAGCGCGAGCCGCGGACGGCCCTCGACGAGCCCGGTGGACACTGGTCATCAGCGTCGAGAACTCCCCGGAGCGGACGTGGGCTGCCTCGGGTGATGAATGCGTGATGGCCGGGGGCGTCGGGGGGTCTTCGTTGCGGGGCGCATCCCCATGGACGTGGGAAGCCTGTGGGGGAGGTCACCGCCCGGTCACTTCCGCATCAAAAAGACCATCCCACCTGCGTCTGAGTCCGGTGGCGCCCCGGTCCGCCACCCGCCCACCGCTTCCGTCCGGGGATCGGTAAACTGTGCCTATCCGTCCCCGCCGCGACCGTCGCGGAGGTGGTCTGCCCCAGATGGTGGATCGCACACGGGCGGCACTTCCGGACACGACCACCACGGACCCGGGCCCGGGTCCGGGCCGACGGCGCGCGGGCGAGCACCGCGGCGTCGGAAAGCTGTCGAACAAGCGTGGAGCGAAACCCAATTCGACGCCACGCACGAAGAAGACTGATCTAGGAGAGCACGTTGCAACCTGTTGTTTCCCCCGCCAAGTACACCTCAGGTGAGGTGGTCGACTCGATCAACTGGAACGAGATCCCCGACCAGATGGACCACGACATCTGGAACCGCCTGGTGTCCAACTTCTGGCTCCCGGAGAAGATCCCGGTGTCCAACGACCTCAAGTCCTGGGACACGATGTCCGAGGACGAGAAGCTGGCCACCATGCGGGTGTTCACCGGCCTGACCATGCTGGACACCCTCCAGGGCACCGTCGGCGCGGTCTCGCTGATCCCCGACGCGACCACCATGCACGAGGAGGCGGTGCTCTCCAACATCGTGTTCATGGAGGCCGTCCACGCCAAGAGCTACTCGAATATCTTCATGACCCTGGCGTCCACCCCCGAGATCGAGCAGGCCTTCCGCTGGTCGCGCGAGAACGACCACCTGCAGTACAAGGCCCGCCGCATCCTGGACTTCTACAACGGTGAGGATCCGCTGCGGAAGAAGATCGCCTCCGTGATGCTCGAGTCCTTCCTGTTCTACTCCGGCTTCTACCTCCCGCTGCGCTGGGCCTCGCACTCCAAGCTGACCAACACCGCGGACATCATCCGCCTGATCATCCGCGACGAGGCCATCCACGGCTACTACATCGGCTACAAGTACCAGCGCCAGCTCGAGTCCCTGTCCGCGGCCGAGCGCGAGCAGCTCCAGGAGGACACCATGGAACTGCTCCTGGATCTGTACGAGAACGAGGCCAAGTACACCGAGGAGGTCTACGACGCGATCGGCTGGACCGAGGACGTCAAGGGCTTCCTGCGCTACAACGCCAACAAGGCACTCAACAACCTCGGCTACGAGGGCCTCTTCCCGGCCGACGACTGCCGGTTCAACACCGGCGTGCGCACCTCGCTGGATCCGTCCTCCAATGAGAACCACGACTTCTTCTCGGGTTCCGGTTCCTCCTACGTGATCGGCAAGGCGGAGGACACCACCGACGACGACTGGGACTTCTAATCCCCGGGCCCCTCCTTCGCGCCCCTGACCCGGAGATCTCCGGCGGGGGTCAGCCCCCGCGACCCGGGTCGCGGGGGTTTGGCGTGCCACGCGCCGGTGCCTGCGTCCCTATCCTGGCGGCATGGTCTCCTCCCACCCGGCAGGAGCCCGGCGACAAGCTAAGGAACCGACATGGCACACCGGCACACCCTCGCGCGGCAGGGGGAATCCGCACCCTTCCACTTTGAGACCACCTGGCGGGTGCCCGCGGAGGCGGAACAGGTCTGGCGGGTGCTCTCCGACGTCTCCTCCTGGCCGGACTGGTGGCCGGGGATGCGCACCGCGCGGATGCGCGGGAGCGGGGACCGGGCGTCGCTGATGGTGCAGAGCCCGCTGGGGTACCGCCTGCGCTTCGCCATTGCTCTGCTGTCCTCCGAACCGCCCACCTCGGCCGAGCTCACGGTGGACGGCGACCTGCGCGGCGAGGGGAGTTTCACCGCGCACCAGGACGCGGACGGAACCCGGCTGACGATCACGTGGTGCGTGGTCACCCGCCGCCGCCTGATCGGGGCGGTGCGTCCCGTCGCCACCTGGGCCCACGACGCGGTGATGGCGGCCGGACAGCGGGGGCTGCGCAGGGCGTGCGAACGGTCAAGCAACCGCAGCCGTCTGCCGGCGTCCGGGGCCGCGGTGTCGTCGAAGGTGCTCGGAGGTGTTCTCGTCCTGGTCTCCGGGGGGCTCATCGGCGGCCGTCTCCTGCGGGCCCGCCGCGAACGCGCCGCGGCCGGGCAACCGGAGGAGCTTCCGGTCGGGGCGTAGCGGGGTCCGGGCGGGCGTCGATGAGCGCTGTCGGGGCCGAGGGGACCTTCAGCCGATCTCCACGGATTCCCCGGGCGCCAGCGGCAGGTACTCGCTGCCGTGCTCCCCGGCGAGCTTGCTCAGCTGCTTGCGGTTGATCGCCAGGCCGTGGTCGTTGACGATCCCGTCGTGGATGGCGATGAAGCGCTTCGGCGGGTACTGCGACAGGAACTCCTCGATGTCGAGCATCTTCACCCAGGGTCCGTTGACCGGGAGCAGGACGCAGTCCACGTCCCGGATCGGGTGGAAGGCGTCGCCCGCGTGCAGCACCTGCCCGTTGAACAGGTAGCCGGTGTTCTCCGCGACAGGCGTGGCGCGGGTGACCACGGCGTGGTCGGCGCCGACGACCCGGACGTCGAGGGCGCCCACCCGGAAGGTGTCGCCGTGGGTGACCACGGTGACGTCGTCGGCCAGGTGCGCGGCGACGGACGCGGGGGCGAAGATCCGCAGATCGGGGTTGTCGTGGCGGGCGGCGCCGAGCGCCTCCGGATCGACGTGGTCGGGGTGGACGTGGGTGACCAGCACGGCGTCGACAGCCGCGAGGTCGTCGGGCACGCCGAAGGAGCCGGGGTCCACGAGGACGCGGGTGCCCTCGTGTTCGATGCGCACGCAGGCGTGGATGTGTCGGGTGATCTTCATGCCTCCCATTGTGGGGAAGTTCCGCCCGCCGTGACGGGGTTGGGGACACGGGGGACATGGGGGCGTCGATAAGCGGACGCCAAACCCCCGGCCGCACCGGGGCGGTCCGGGGGTGAGGCGCAGGACGGGTTCTACTTCACCGTGTACGGCAGCACGAGGCGCGACCGGTGCTGCGCGTCGCGGTAGACGGTGGTCGTGGTCTTGCGGCCGACCGGCAGGTGGAAGGCGTCCGGCGGCAGCAGGGAGTTGTGCTCGTCCGACATCGGTTCGTTGTTCGACAGCTCCGCGACCAGCTTGTGGCCCGGCTGGAAGGAGTTGGCGAACGGGTAGATGCGGATGATGTACTCGTTGATCTCGCCCGGGGTGACCGGCTGCTTGCGGGTGTGCGGGTGGACCGGGTTGCCCTCGGAGGACAGTTCCTCATCCAGCTCGTTCTGGGAGGCCTTGAGGTAGCCGGTGGTGATCAGCTGGCGCCTGCC contains the following coding sequences:
- a CDS encoding macrolide 2'-phosphotransferase, coding for MTDHDTITADILDLAAGHGLSLQPESLRINEMGLDFRVALARTDTGEDWVLRIPRRPEVMDRAAPEGKVLQLVAPRLSAAVPGWRIHSASLIAYPLLPGEPGLELDENGTPVWQVDVSSPAFAESLGDLLAELHGTPLDDAAATGVEVHSPAGLRQAWRDDIERVAREFTVAGHLLDRWEAWLDEDGYWPEHTVLTHGEIYPGHTLIRGGRISAVLDWTTASVGDPARDLSFHQATAAPEAFQVTVDRYVRGGGRIWPRLAEHCAEMFSANAVGYGIYVLDTGDETHREAAAAQLNPPEE
- the nrdF gene encoding class 1b ribonucleoside-diphosphate reductase subunit beta, which produces MQPVVSPAKYTSGEVVDSINWNEIPDQMDHDIWNRLVSNFWLPEKIPVSNDLKSWDTMSEDEKLATMRVFTGLTMLDTLQGTVGAVSLIPDATTMHEEAVLSNIVFMEAVHAKSYSNIFMTLASTPEIEQAFRWSRENDHLQYKARRILDFYNGEDPLRKKIASVMLESFLFYSGFYLPLRWASHSKLTNTADIIRLIIRDEAIHGYYIGYKYQRQLESLSAAEREQLQEDTMELLLDLYENEAKYTEEVYDAIGWTEDVKGFLRYNANKALNNLGYEGLFPADDCRFNTGVRTSLDPSSNENHDFFSGSGSSYVIGKAEDTTDDDWDF
- a CDS encoding SRPBCC family protein is translated as MAHRHTLARQGESAPFHFETTWRVPAEAEQVWRVLSDVSSWPDWWPGMRTARMRGSGDRASLMVQSPLGYRLRFAIALLSSEPPTSAELTVDGDLRGEGSFTAHQDADGTRLTITWCVVTRRRLIGAVRPVATWAHDAVMAAGQRGLRRACERSSNRSRLPASGAAVSSKVLGGVLVLVSGGLIGGRLLRARRERAAAGQPEELPVGA
- a CDS encoding MBL fold metallo-hydrolase, which encodes MKITRHIHACVRIEHEGTRVLVDPGSFGVPDDLAAVDAVLVTHVHPDHVDPEALGAARHDNPDLRIFAPASVAAHLADDVTVVTHGDTFRVGALDVRVVGADHAVVTRATPVAENTGYLFNGQVLHAGDAFHPIRDVDCVLLPVNGPWVKMLDIEEFLSQYPPKRFIAIHDGIVNDHGLAINRKQLSKLAGEHGSEYLPLAPGESVEIG